The nucleotide window CGGGTGCCTTTCCCTCGCGTGGGAGTCGCTCCAGCATCTGGCGGTACCGGCGAGTACCGCGCCGGGAGTTGCGGCAAAGATTCGTAGTAGTGACTAGTAGCCACGGCAGCATCGATCCGCTCACCAATCGGACCTGTGTTCGACGTCGCCAGAGCTCAAGAAATGCAGAGCCAACGACATCCTCAGCGTCCTCACGGGACTGCGTCAGCCGACATGCATGACGAAACACCCGCTCTCGATGCCTGTTGAACAACAAGCCAAACGCCTCACCGTCGCCCTCGAGACTGCAATACCACAGCGTCTCATCGCGCTCCTCCAAAATGCTCCTCGAATTGTAGTCGCGGCCAAGGTACACATCTTGTAATGTCCGCAGGGAGCGCATTTGATACGAACCAGCTCGATTCCTAGCCTCCGTACCTCAAGGCCATCGCAGTACCTGGAAGGCCCCTCGTACTCGGTCCACTTCGTTTGTGAGACGACTCCTACCATTCTAGCCTCTGGTTCCTATGCTGCATCGGCTCGGAAGTAGTTTTCGCACGTTGTAGTTCCGTTACTTGGCTGACCGAGTAAGCACCATCCGCTGGGCTCTCACATCGAGGGCTAGGAACTCATGAGGAC belongs to Ferrimicrobium sp. and includes:
- a CDS encoding RNA polymerase sigma factor, whose translation is MEERDETLWYCSLEGDGEAFGLLFNRHRERVFRHACRLTQSREDAEDVVGSAFLELWRRRTQVRLVSGSMLPWLLVTTTNLCRNSRRGTRRYRQMLERLPREGKAPDVAEAALAAGVDTRLGTEIRALKKTDAQLIALVALEGYSINEAAELLELSQASTRARLHRARARLRQRLGDQVLREDPDDQGDNK